The Pseudorhodobacter turbinis genome contains a region encoding:
- a CDS encoding ABC transporter permease, protein MALPVYADRLERIWYYTYRVICALIFIFLIAPILIIMPLSFNVEPYFTFTPEMLRLDPDGYSMRWYDNLLTFGMAVPDAVRDSSWWADVWANARWVQAAKNSILVGFFSTIVATVLGTIAAMGLSRPEMPYRKLIMAILISPMIVPIIITATGLFFFYSDIGLSGTYFGLVMAHATLGIPFVIITVTATMMGFDRSLIRAAQNMGAGPVTTFFKVQLPLITPGVVSGALFAFVTSFDEVVVVLFIGSHEQQTIPRQMWNGIREQISPSILAVATILVIFSVCLLAVVELLRRRSERMRGVTPA, encoded by the coding sequence ATGGCACTTCCTGTATATGCAGACCGTCTTGAGCGCATCTGGTATTACACCTATCGGGTGATCTGCGCGCTGATCTTCATCTTTTTGATCGCGCCCATCCTGATCATCATGCCGCTATCGTTCAACGTTGAGCCCTATTTCACCTTTACGCCGGAAATGCTGCGGCTTGATCCAGACGGCTATTCGATGCGTTGGTATGACAACCTGCTGACCTTCGGGATGGCGGTGCCGGACGCTGTCCGTGATAGCAGCTGGTGGGCCGATGTCTGGGCCAATGCCCGATGGGTGCAAGCGGCCAAGAACTCTATCCTTGTGGGGTTCTTTTCAACGATTGTGGCCACGGTTTTGGGGACCATCGCCGCGATGGGCCTGTCGCGCCCCGAGATGCCTTATCGCAAGCTGATCATGGCGATTCTGATCTCGCCGATGATCGTGCCGATTATTATCACCGCGACGGGGCTGTTTTTCTTTTATTCCGACATCGGGCTGTCGGGCACCTATTTCGGGTTGGTCATGGCCCATGCCACGCTGGGTATTCCCTTTGTGATCATAACGGTAACGGCGACGATGATGGGGTTTGACCGCTCGCTTATTCGCGCCGCGCAAAACATGGGTGCGGGACCGGTGACGACGTTTTTTAAGGTGCAACTGCCGCTGATTACGCCGGGGGTTGTTTCGGGCGCGCTCTTTGCCTTTGTGACCTCTTTTGATGAGGTGGTCGTGGTCTTGTTCATCGGCAGCCACGAACAGCAAACCATCCCGCGCCAGATGTGGAACGGTATCCGCGAACAGATCAGCCCGTCCATTTTGGCGGTGGCGACGATCCTCGTGATCTTCTCGGTCTGCCTGTTGGCTGTGGTGGAACTGCTGCGCCGCCGGTCCGAACGGATGCGCGGTGTGACGCCTGCGTGA
- the msrA gene encoding peptide-methionine (S)-S-oxide reductase MsrA, translated as MTQERAVLAGGCFWGMEDLIRKLPGVIATRVGYTGGDVANATYRNHGTHAEGIEIIFDPSKTSFRALLAFFFQIHDPTTPNRQGNDMGLSYRSAIYYTDEAQKSVAEDVIADVDASGLWPGKVVTELEPVGDFWEAEPEHQDYLERRPDGYTCHFVRPDWVLPERARD; from the coding sequence ATGACGCAGGAACGTGCCGTTTTGGCGGGGGGATGCTTTTGGGGGATGGAGGATCTGATCCGCAAGCTTCCCGGTGTAATCGCGACCCGTGTCGGTTATACTGGCGGGGATGTGGCCAATGCCACCTACCGCAACCACGGCACCCATGCCGAGGGTATCGAGATTATTTTCGATCCCTCGAAAACCAGCTTTCGTGCGCTTTTGGCGTTTTTCTTTCAGATCCATGACCCGACCACGCCAAACCGGCAGGGCAACGACATGGGCCTGTCGTACCGTTCCGCGATATATTACACGGATGAGGCGCAAAAATCCGTGGCAGAGGATGTGATTGCCGATGTCGATGCCTCTGGCCTGTGGCCCGGCAAGGTGGTGACGGAACTGGAACCCGTGGGTGATTTCTGGGAGGCAGAGCCAGAGCATCAGGATTATCTGGAGCGCCGCCCCGACGGTTACACCTGCCATTTTGTGCGCCCCGATTGGGTGCTGCCCGAACGCGCCCGCGACTGA
- a CDS encoding AEC family transporter, whose protein sequence is MNALLDVILPVFLIIGAGYLAAWRGIVDEAAVDGLMKFAQNFAVPCLLFRSISRLDLAQSFDPGLLASFYIGALGAGAIAYFAARIFFDRSPPEAVAIAFVASFSNSLLLGLPITERAYGADALTSNYAIIAVHSPILYSLGITFMEIARSHGVSKAALSQRVVNSILHQPLVIGILAGFIVNISGLPLPNVVNSAVDMMVRAAIPAALFGLGGILLRYRPEGDMKTITMLCGLTLFVHPIITYGLGRFVFGLSVEQLRSAVVTAAMAPGVNAFLFANMYGVAKRVAASTVLIATAVLIITAWGWLHILP, encoded by the coding sequence ATGAATGCCCTTCTTGATGTCATCCTGCCTGTTTTCCTGATCATCGGCGCCGGTTATCTGGCTGCATGGCGCGGTATTGTGGATGAGGCCGCCGTCGACGGGCTGATGAAATTCGCGCAGAACTTTGCCGTGCCCTGCCTTTTGTTTCGCTCCATCAGTCGGCTTGATCTGGCACAAAGCTTTGATCCCGGCCTTTTGGCCAGCTTTTACATCGGGGCGCTTGGCGCGGGGGCAATCGCCTATTTCGCGGCGCGGATCTTTTTTGACCGCAGCCCGCCCGAGGCCGTTGCCATTGCCTTTGTCGCCAGCTTTTCCAACTCGCTGCTGCTGGGGCTACCCATAACGGAACGCGCCTATGGTGCCGATGCGCTGACCTCTAACTATGCGATCATCGCGGTCCATTCGCCGATCCTGTACTCTTTGGGCATCACCTTTATGGAAATCGCGCGCAGTCACGGCGTCAGCAAGGCCGCGTTGTCCCAACGGGTCGTGAACTCTATCCTGCACCAGCCTTTGGTGATCGGTATTCTGGCCGGATTTATCGTCAATATCAGCGGGCTGCCTTTGCCGAATGTGGTCAATTCTGCGGTGGATATGATGGTGCGCGCGGCAATCCCCGCGGCGCTTTTCGGGCTTGGCGGGATATTGCTGCGCTATCGTCCCGAGGGGGATATGAAAACCATCACCATGCTGTGCGGCCTGACGCTATTCGTGCATCCCATCATCACCTACGGGTTGGGCCGCTTCGTCTTTGGCCTCAGTGTTGAGCAGCTGCGCTCTGCCGTGGTGACGGCCGCGATGGCACCGGGGGTCAATGCCTTCCTCTTTGCCAATATGTACGGGGTGGCCAAGCGGGTCGCGGCCTCCACCGTGTTGATTGCAACGGCCGTATTGATTATTACGGCTTGGGGCTGGCTGCATATATTGCCGTAA
- a CDS encoding DNA polymerase III subunit delta', producing MSRAPKTALEDRPEPDRVKDAPHPRETLALIGHHAAEAAFLDAFNSGKLHHGWMITGPLGLGKATLAWKIARFLLATPEDDGGMFAAPPPDSLDIPADHPVAHRLLALSEPRLYLLRRAWDDKTRKLKSMITVEEVRKLKSYFMLSAADGGRRVAIIDAVDEMNVAAANALLKLLEEPPPNVTLLLVSHQPSRLLPTIRSRCRELRLTPLNAEDMATALAATGDAPANPVPLAELSGGSVGEAIRILNLGGLKIYAGLISLFATLPRLDRTRAATLAEMGAGRGNEEKFDLILMLIDLFLARLARAGTLGHCPPEATNGEAELIARLSPNANAARQWADLAQGLATRARRGRAVNLDPAALLMDMVLQIDKTAGNLAQR from the coding sequence ATGAGCCGCGCCCCCAAAACCGCCCTTGAGGACCGCCCCGAACCCGACCGCGTCAAAGATGCCCCCCATCCGCGCGAGACATTGGCCCTGATCGGCCACCACGCCGCCGAGGCCGCATTTCTGGATGCGTTCAACAGCGGCAAGCTGCATCATGGCTGGATGATCACCGGCCCCTTAGGGCTTGGCAAGGCCACGCTGGCGTGGAAAATCGCACGCTTCCTGCTGGCCACGCCCGAGGATGACGGCGGCATGTTCGCAGCCCCGCCGCCTGACAGCCTCGATATTCCGGCCGATCACCCCGTTGCGCACCGGCTGCTGGCACTCTCGGAACCGCGGCTTTATCTGCTGCGGCGGGCTTGGGATGACAAGACGCGCAAGCTGAAATCCATGATTACTGTGGAGGAGGTGCGCAAACTCAAATCCTATTTCATGCTGTCTGCGGCTGATGGGGGCCGCCGTGTGGCGATCATCGATGCGGTAGATGAGATGAACGTGGCCGCCGCAAACGCCCTGCTCAAGCTGCTGGAAGAGCCGCCGCCGAATGTCACCTTGCTGCTGGTCAGCCACCAGCCTTCGCGCCTGCTTCCGACCATCCGTTCGCGCTGCCGAGAGCTGCGCCTTACACCGCTGAACGCTGAGGATATGGCAACCGCGCTGGCCGCCACCGGCGATGCCCCCGCCAATCCTGTGCCTTTGGCAGAGCTGTCGGGCGGATCGGTGGGTGAGGCGATCCGTATCCTCAACCTTGGCGGTTTGAAGATTTATGCGGGGCTGATCTCCCTTTTCGCCACCCTGCCCCGCTTGGACCGCACCCGTGCCGCAACTCTGGCCGAAATGGGGGCGGGGCGCGGGAATGAGGAAAAATTTGATCTTATCTTGATGCTGATCGATCTTTTCCTGGCCCGTCTTGCCCGCGCAGGCACCCTTGGCCATTGCCCGCCCGAGGCCACGAATGGCGAGGCGGAGCTGATCGCACGGCTTTCCCCCAATGCAAATGCGGCCCGCCAATGGGCCGATCTTGCGCAAGGTCTTGCCACCCGCGCGCGTCGCGGGCGGGCCGTCAACCTTGACCCTGCCGCGCTTCTCATGGATATGGTTCTACAGATTGATAAGACGGCGGGAAATCTCGCCCAGAGGTAA
- the tmk gene encoding dTMP kinase, which yields MTRDQGLFISFEGIDGSGKSTQARLLADALRALGHKVLLTREPGGSTGAEEIRRLVLEGEADRWSPETEILLFTAARRDHLEKTIRPALARGEIVITDRFADSTRMYQGIRRGDGADLRAMVDDLHARMIGVEPDLTLLIDIDAATGHSRAVSRAGAEQRFEDMGPALQARMREGFLALAQAEPRFAVIDGARAPAQVAADVLATAQAAL from the coding sequence ATGACACGCGACCAAGGGCTTTTCATCAGCTTTGAAGGCATCGACGGCTCTGGCAAAAGCACGCAGGCGCGGCTTTTGGCCGATGCGTTGCGCGCGTTGGGCCATAAGGTTTTGCTGACACGCGAACCCGGCGGCAGCACCGGCGCTGAGGAAATCCGTCGATTGGTGCTTGAGGGCGAGGCCGACCGCTGGTCGCCGGAAACTGAGATCCTACTGTTCACCGCCGCACGTCGTGATCATCTGGAAAAGACCATTCGCCCGGCCCTTGCCCGTGGTGAGATCGTCATCACCGACCGTTTCGCCGATAGCACCCGCATGTATCAGGGCATCCGCCGCGGTGATGGCGCCGATCTGCGCGCGATGGTCGATGATCTGCACGCCCGCATGATCGGGGTGGAGCCGGACCTCACCCTTCTGATCGACATCGACGCCGCCACCGGTCATTCCCGCGCCGTATCGCGCGCCGGGGCCGAGCAACGCTTTGAGGATATGGGCCCCGCCCTTCAGGCCCGTATGCGCGAGGGGTTTCTTGCCCTCGCACAGGCAGAACCCCGCTTTGCCGTGATCGACGGGGCGCGCGCGCCCGCTCAGGTCGCCGCCGATGTTCTGGCCACAGCGCAGGCCGCCCTATGA
- a CDS encoding MBL fold metallo-hydrolase, protein MTDTLRYTILGCGSSGGVPRIGGHWGACDPTNPKNRRRRCSLLVERVTDVGTTRVLIDTSPDMREQLLAANVATLDGVIFTHAHADHVHGIDDLRQIVFNMHGRLPVWADPPTQTALFDRFGYAFVQPPGSSYPPILDMNLIDGPVTVSGAGGDIVLQPFLAHHGAMDALGFRIGNLAYLPDAVEIPEAEWPLLQGLDVWVVDALRRKPHPTHAHLDMTLGWIERAAPTRAVLTNMHIDLDYATLLAETPDHITPAYDGMVIELITPTGRAQ, encoded by the coding sequence ATGACCGACACGCTGCGCTATACCATTTTGGGGTGCGGGTCATCTGGCGGGGTGCCGCGTATTGGCGGGCATTGGGGTGCCTGTGACCCGACGAACCCGAAAAACCGCCGCCGCCGATGTTCGCTGCTGGTGGAACGGGTAACAGATGTCGGGACCACGCGCGTGCTGATCGACACCTCACCCGACATGCGCGAACAGCTTCTGGCGGCCAATGTCGCAACGCTGGACGGTGTGATCTTTACCCATGCCCATGCCGATCATGTGCATGGCATCGACGACCTGCGCCAGATTGTGTTCAACATGCACGGGCGCTTGCCGGTCTGGGCCGATCCGCCCACCCAAACTGCCCTGTTTGACCGCTTTGGCTATGCTTTTGTGCAACCGCCCGGCTCCTCTTATCCGCCGATTTTGGATATGAACCTGATTGACGGGCCGGTTACCGTATCAGGCGCAGGCGGAGATATTGTCTTACAGCCCTTCCTTGCCCATCACGGCGCTATGGATGCGCTTGGTTTTCGTATCGGCAACCTCGCCTATCTGCCCGACGCGGTCGAGATCCCCGAGGCGGAATGGCCGCTGCTGCAAGGGCTGGATGTCTGGGTCGTGGATGCGCTGCGTCGCAAGCCCCACCCGACCCATGCCCACCTTGATATGACCTTGGGCTGGATCGAACGCGCCGCCCCAACCCGCGCGGTGCTGACCAACATGCATATCGATCTTGATTACGCGACCTTGCTGGCGGAAACTCCGGACCATATCACCCCCGCCTATGATGGCATGGTGATAGAGCTGATTACGCCGACAGGCCGCGCGCAATGA
- a CDS encoding ABC transporter ATP-binding protein has protein sequence MVTEPQNDGFVVFDHVQKSYDGETLVVKDLNLSIAKGEFLTMLGPSGSGKTTCLMMLAGFETATHGDILLDGKPINSVPPHKRGIGMVFQNYALFPHMTVGENLSFPLEVRGMGKSEREAKIKRALDMVQMFDFINRRPAQLSGGQQQRIALARALVFDPSLVLMDEPLGALDKQLREHMQFEIKHLHESLGITVVYVTHDQGEALTMSDRVAVFNDGRIQQLAPPDELYERPDNAFVAQFIGENNKLDGVIESISGNKAKVRLASGELIAATPVNIAEKGAKTLVSIRPERVEFKADMMPADAHMIDAEVLEFIYMGDLFRTRLRVAGHDDFVIKSRNTQGQTMLRPGEKIKIGWAPADARALVP, from the coding sequence GTGGTCACAGAACCCCAGAACGACGGCTTCGTCGTATTCGATCACGTACAGAAAAGCTATGATGGTGAAACGCTGGTTGTCAAAGATCTGAACCTGTCCATCGCGAAGGGCGAGTTTTTGACGATGTTGGGGCCATCAGGGTCGGGCAAAACCACCTGTCTGATGATGCTGGCAGGGTTTGAAACCGCGACCCATGGCGATATCTTACTTGATGGCAAGCCGATCAACTCGGTCCCGCCGCATAAGCGTGGCATCGGTATGGTTTTCCAGAACTACGCTTTGTTCCCGCATATGACGGTTGGTGAGAACCTCTCCTTTCCCTTGGAAGTGCGCGGCATGGGCAAGTCCGAGCGTGAGGCCAAGATCAAGCGTGCGCTGGATATGGTGCAGATGTTTGACTTCATCAACCGCCGTCCCGCACAGCTTTCGGGCGGCCAGCAGCAGCGGATCGCCTTGGCACGGGCCTTGGTCTTTGATCCCAGCCTTGTCTTGATGGACGAGCCCTTGGGCGCCTTGGACAAACAGCTGCGCGAACATATGCAGTTTGAAATCAAGCACCTGCACGAAAGCCTCGGGATCACCGTTGTCTATGTGACCCACGATCAGGGTGAGGCATTGACCATGTCGGACCGTGTCGCCGTGTTTAACGATGGCCGCATCCAGCAACTCGCCCCCCCGGATGAGCTTTATGAGCGTCCCGACAACGCCTTTGTCGCGCAGTTTATCGGTGAGAATAACAAGCTCGACGGGGTGATTGAGAGTATCTCGGGGAATAAGGCCAAGGTGCGCCTTGCCTCTGGTGAATTAATTGCGGCGACGCCGGTGAATATCGCGGAAAAAGGGGCCAAGACGCTTGTCTCCATCCGGCCTGAACGGGTGGAATTTAAAGCTGATATGATGCCTGCAGATGCGCATATGATCGATGCCGAGGTGCTGGAATTTATCTATATGGGGGATCTGTTCCGCACCCGTTTGCGCGTGGCGGGCCATGATGATTTCGTCATTAAATCCCGCAACACCCAAGGGCAAACGATGCTGCGCCCGGGTGAGAAAATCAAGATTGGCTGGGCACCTGCCGATGCCCGCGCCTTGGTGCCTTAA
- a CDS encoding protein adenylyltransferase SelO, with translation MTAQPDFGFAFDNSYARDLEGFYVDWQGTAAPSPEVICLNLALAEGLGLDAAALTGDAGAQILSGAVAPAGAHPLAMAYAGHQFGGFSPQLGDGRALLLGEVIDKQGRRRDIHLKGSGRTPFSRGGDGKAVLGPVLREYLMGEAMHALGIPTTRALAATATGQSVMREGGPQPGAVLARVADSHLRVGSFQFFAARGEVARTRQLLAYCIARHDPDLAGKPDAALLFLRNVIKRQADLVAQWMGVGFIHGVMNTDNTTISGETIDYGPCAFMDQYDPATVFSSIDRQGRYAYGNQPAVARWNLARLAETLLPLLAEDEEEAIRLATGEIDGFIAQHEAAWLKVMRAKLGLKVPQEGDAALATTFLAAMEGQGADFTNSFRALSSVLRGEERALAAQFTDPQVALDWQTQWQARLAAEGEDAGRAAALDAVNPIYIPRNHLVEAALTAAANGDMQPFEVLHNVLAAPFTAREGLNRFAQPAPEGFGTYRTFCGT, from the coding sequence ATGACCGCCCAACCCGATTTCGGCTTTGCCTTTGACAACAGCTATGCTCGCGACCTCGAGGGGTTTTATGTCGATTGGCAAGGCACAGCGGCCCCGTCGCCCGAGGTGATCTGCCTTAATCTTGCGCTGGCCGAAGGCCTTGGTTTGGACGCCGCGGCGTTGACGGGCGATGCGGGCGCGCAGATCCTTTCGGGGGCGGTTGCACCTGCGGGGGCGCATCCTTTGGCGATGGCCTATGCGGGGCATCAGTTCGGTGGCTTCTCGCCGCAGCTGGGGGACGGGCGCGCGCTTTTGCTGGGCGAGGTGATCGACAAGCAAGGGCGGCGGCGTGATATCCACCTCAAAGGCTCTGGCCGGACACCGTTTTCGCGTGGTGGCGATGGCAAGGCGGTGCTTGGGCCGGTGCTGCGAGAGTATTTGATGGGCGAGGCGATGCACGCGCTGGGTATTCCCACAACCCGCGCCTTGGCCGCAACCGCCACGGGGCAAAGCGTGATGCGCGAGGGCGGGCCGCAGCCCGGTGCGGTGCTGGCCCGTGTCGCAGACAGCCATCTGCGCGTCGGCAGCTTTCAGTTCTTTGCCGCCCGAGGCGAGGTGGCGCGGACCCGCCAACTGCTGGCCTATTGCATCGCCCGCCATGATCCCGATCTGGCAGGCAAGCCTGATGCCGCGCTGCTGTTCTTGCGCAATGTGATCAAACGGCAGGCGGATCTGGTGGCGCAATGGATGGGGGTCGGTTTTATCCACGGGGTGATGAATACCGATAACACCACGATTTCCGGCGAAACCATCGACTACGGACCTTGTGCCTTCATGGATCAATATGACCCAGCGACGGTGTTTTCTTCGATCGACAGGCAGGGGCGCTATGCCTATGGCAACCAGCCCGCGGTTGCACGTTGGAACCTTGCGCGGCTGGCCGAAACGCTTTTACCCTTGCTGGCCGAGGATGAGGAAGAGGCCATCCGCCTTGCGACCGGTGAGATTGACGGCTTTATCGCACAGCATGAGGCGGCTTGGCTGAAGGTTATGCGCGCCAAGCTTGGCCTAAAGGTGCCGCAAGAAGGCGACGCTGCCTTGGCCACGACGTTCTTGGCGGCGATGGAGGGGCAGGGTGCCGATTTCACCAACAGCTTCCGCGCGCTTTCCTCTGTGCTGCGCGGAGAGGAGCGTGCCTTGGCCGCCCAATTCACAGATCCCCAAGTGGCGCTGGATTGGCAGACGCAGTGGCAAGCACGCCTTGCGGCCGAGGGGGAGGACGCAGGGCGGGCCGCCGCCCTTGATGCCGTGAACCCGATCTATATTCCACGCAACCATCTGGTTGAGGCGGCATTAACCGCCGCGGCAAATGGCGACATGCAACCGTTTGAGGTCTTGCACAATGTGTTGGCAGCGCCGTTCACCGCACGCGAGGGCCTGAACAGATTCGCACAGCCCGCCCCTGAAGGTTTTGGCACCTACCGCACCTTTTGCGGGACGTGA
- a CDS encoding ABC transporter permease — MANPDITAETDVLRTVDGQPLKAALTRASRRARIRAFFLVVPLLIFVLLTFAVPIGQMLSRSFTDDKFSANMVELGAWFDANGDTAPDEAAYAALAADLKTAAKSRTAGSIGTRVNYEIPGTRSLFTSTARRADKLEPPYKGALLAANEKWGRPDIWAAMRSASAAATLNFYQAALDRQIGDSGKFEPAPENSQIYVKLFIRTFVLSVVITGLCLLLGFPVAHLLAVLPLRHASLLMILVLLPFWTSLLVRTTSWMVLLQGQGVINDVLVSLGIVSEDGRLEMMYNQLGTIIAMTHILLPFMILPLYSVMKTIPPSYARAARSLGATSWTTFRRIYLPQTVSGIGAGGILCFILAVGYYITPALVGGADGTLISNQIAFHMQKSLNWSLAAALASMLLAAVLILYWAYDRIIGIDNMKLG, encoded by the coding sequence ATGGCAAACCCCGATATAACCGCCGAGACAGACGTGCTGCGCACTGTAGACGGACAACCGTTGAAGGCCGCGCTTACCCGTGCCTCGCGCCGCGCCCGTATTCGTGCTTTCTTTCTGGTGGTGCCGCTGCTGATCTTTGTCTTGCTGACATTCGCGGTGCCGATCGGGCAAATGCTGTCGCGATCCTTCACGGATGATAAGTTTTCCGCCAATATGGTGGAACTTGGGGCATGGTTTGATGCCAATGGCGATACCGCACCTGATGAGGCGGCCTATGCGGCCCTTGCCGCCGACCTGAAAACGGCAGCCAAATCGCGGACGGCAGGCAGTATCGGCACGCGAGTCAACTATGAAATTCCGGGCACACGTTCGCTTTTCACCTCGACCGCACGCCGGGCTGACAAGCTGGAGCCACCTTATAAAGGAGCGCTTTTGGCGGCCAATGAAAAATGGGGCCGCCCCGATATCTGGGCGGCTATGCGGTCTGCCTCGGCTGCGGCGACGTTGAATTTTTATCAAGCCGCCCTTGATCGCCAGATCGGTGATAGCGGCAAATTTGAACCGGCCCCCGAGAATAGCCAGATTTACGTCAAGCTGTTCATCCGGACTTTTGTGCTTTCGGTGGTGATTACCGGCCTGTGTCTGCTGCTTGGCTTTCCGGTGGCGCATTTGCTGGCGGTTTTGCCGCTGCGCCATGCAAGCCTGTTGATGATCTTGGTGCTTTTGCCGTTCTGGACCTCGCTTTTGGTGCGCACGACCAGCTGGATGGTACTGCTGCAAGGGCAGGGCGTGATCAATGATGTCTTGGTCAGCCTTGGCATCGTATCCGAAGACGGCCGGTTGGAGATGATGTATAACCAGCTTGGCACGATCATCGCGATGACGCATATCTTGCTGCCGTTCATGATCCTGCCGCTGTACTCGGTGATGAAGACGATCCCGCCAAGCTATGCCCGTGCGGCGCGCAGTCTGGGGGCGACCAGCTGGACCACCTTCCGCCGCATTTATTTGCCGCAAACCGTGTCTGGCATCGGCGCCGGCGGGATTTTGTGCTTCATTCTGGCGGTTGGCTATTACATCACACCGGCCCTTGTCGGCGGTGCGGATGGGACGCTGATTTCCAACCAGATCGCATTCCACATGCAAAAATCGCTGAACTGGTCACTGGCGGCCGCGCTGGCATCGATGCTGCTGGCGGCGGTCTTGATCCTCTATTGGGCTTATGACCGGATTATCGGCATTGATAACATGAAGTTAGGGTAA
- a CDS encoding TatD family hydrolase, whose protein sequence is MTLPQIVDSHCHLDFPDFEGELPEIIARAHAAGVARMVTICTKLKNEPAVRAIAEANPSVYYAAGTHPMSVASEPMTTVDELIALAQHPKFVGIGESGLDYHYTAESAEIQRESLRIHITAARETKLPLIIHARAADEDMAQILTDEHRKGAFSCVMHCFSSSAELAKASLDLGFYLSMSGIAAFPKSKDLRDIFAAAPLDRILLETDSPYLAPPPHRGRRNEPSYTAHTAKVGAEAFGLSLPDFAAATTENFNRLFWKAK, encoded by the coding sequence ATGACCCTTCCGCAGATCGTAGACAGCCATTGTCATCTGGACTTCCCTGATTTCGAAGGTGAGCTGCCCGAGATTATCGCCCGCGCCCATGCCGCAGGTGTGGCGCGCATGGTGACCATCTGCACCAAGCTGAAGAATGAGCCCGCCGTGCGCGCCATCGCCGAGGCAAACCCTTCGGTCTATTACGCCGCTGGCACCCACCCGATGAGTGTGGCAAGCGAACCGATGACAACCGTGGACGAGTTGATCGCCCTCGCCCAGCATCCGAAATTTGTCGGCATCGGTGAAAGCGGCCTTGACTACCATTACACGGCTGAATCGGCGGAAATCCAACGCGAAAGCCTGCGCATCCACATCACAGCCGCCCGTGAAACCAAGCTGCCGCTGATCATCCACGCCCGCGCCGCCGATGAAGACATGGCCCAGATCCTGACGGATGAGCACCGCAAGGGCGCTTTTTCTTGCGTCATGCATTGCTTTTCCTCCAGCGCGGAACTGGCCAAGGCCAGCCTTGACCTTGGGTTCTATTTGTCGATGTCGGGCATCGCTGCCTTTCCCAAATCCAAAGACCTGCGTGATATTTTCGCCGCCGCCCCGCTGGACCGGATCTTGCTGGAAACCGACAGCCCATATTTGGCACCGCCCCCCCACCGGGGCCGGCGCAATGAGCCAAGCTATACCGCCCATACCGCAAAGGTCGGGGCCGAGGCCTTTGGCCTTTCGCTGCCAGACTTCGCCGCCGCCACGACCGAGAATTTCAACCGTCTGTTCTGGAAAGCCAAATGA
- a CDS encoding ABC transporter substrate-binding protein, with translation MKKLLILSTAIGGLSLPAVAQEVNIMGWGGSYTVSQVEAYHKPYAEKTGAKVVSIDADNPATPIKAQVEAGNVSFDIASVEFADAVRFCDEGLLELIDPAILTPAPDGTPAMDDFLPDTVTDCFVPTDVYATVIAYDGARYDGKEAPATMADFFDLEAFPGKRGARKNAKVLLEMALIGDGVATADIYSMLETSEGVDRAFAKLDDIKSEMIWWEAGAQPPQLLADGEVAMTVAYNGRIFNANVSEGREFEIIWDGQVYDVEGWVVPKGAPNLETALDFIAYSTSTEPLAKAAEWISYGPPRKSSAPLVGMYQDGKTEMGPNLPTSPENMGNALFSNLEFWADRDAELNERFNAWLLQ, from the coding sequence ATGAAAAAGCTATTGATTTTATCCACAGCCATCGGGGGCCTTTCGCTTCCGGCTGTAGCGCAGGAAGTGAACATCATGGGCTGGGGCGGTTCCTATACCGTTAGCCAGGTTGAGGCCTATCACAAGCCATATGCTGAAAAAACCGGCGCCAAGGTGGTCTCTATTGATGCGGACAATCCGGCCACCCCGATCAAGGCGCAGGTTGAGGCGGGCAATGTCAGCTTTGACATCGCGTCGGTTGAATTTGCCGATGCTGTGCGTTTTTGTGACGAGGGCCTGCTGGAGCTGATCGACCCTGCGATCCTGACGCCCGCACCTGACGGGACGCCGGCAATGGATGACTTCCTGCCCGATACCGTGACCGATTGTTTTGTGCCGACGGATGTTTATGCGACCGTTATCGCCTATGACGGCGCGCGCTATGACGGCAAGGAAGCGCCCGCAACCATGGCGGATTTCTTTGACCTTGAAGCCTTCCCGGGCAAACGTGGTGCGCGCAAAAACGCCAAGGTTTTGCTTGAAATGGCTTTGATCGGCGACGGTGTTGCCACCGCTGACATCTATAGCATGCTGGAAACTTCCGAAGGCGTGGACCGCGCCTTTGCCAAGCTGGACGATATCAAATCAGAGATGATCTGGTGGGAAGCAGGCGCGCAGCCTCCGCAGCTTTTGGCGGATGGCGAAGTGGCGATGACCGTGGCCTATAATGGCCGGATCTTCAACGCGAATGTGTCCGAAGGGCGCGAGTTTGAGATCATCTGGGATGGTCAGGTTTATGACGTTGAAGGCTGGGTTGTGCCAAAAGGTGCGCCAAATCTGGAAACGGCCTTGGACTTTATCGCCTATTCCACCAGCACCGAGCCGCTGGCAAAAGCGGCTGAATGGATCAGCTATGGCCCGCCACGTAAATCCTCGGCACCTTTGGTTGGCATGTATCAGGATGGCAAAACCGAGATGGGTCCGAACCTGCCCACAAGCCCCGAAAACATGGGTAACGCCTTGTTCTCTAACCTTGAATTCTGGGCGGACCGTGATGCCGAGTTGAACGAACGTTTCAACGCTTGGCTCTTGCAGTAA